The nucleotide window GAACACTCTGCTTCTGCATGGCTTCCAGCTCCTGCTCTGCATGATGACTTACATAATGCCCATATTTCAGGCGGCCCTGCTGTACCTTTTCCCCCAGCATTTCTACGACATTACGTTCGCCTTATATGTCTTCATTCAGGTCATGCCACGCTTCCTAAGCCCCATTGTTTATGGACTAAGAGATAAGAAGTTCCGGAACTATCTCAGTAGATATTTGATGTGTGAAGTCATCataaaaaccaaaccaaaccatcaCAATCACAAAGCAGGATtctaaataataaaagaaacaaGCAAAATATTACCGTTGTAGTATTCCAGATGTTCCAGATACAATTTTTTTTGTATAGCGCATTTCTTACACCAAGCAGTTCAATGTGCTTTACagagaaaaagacaacagtatcATTTATAGTGAAGAAGTACATGCAAGCAATATAATGAAAGACCTTCAATGAAATCACACATatactataaaaaataaagggagaAAAGATGTGCTGTATGAACATGtcgtgtatgtatatatatatatttttatatatattgtatatagtttgGTCCAATGCCATTTAGTGCATTAAAAACAAGAAGTAGAGCTTTAAATTCAATTCTATAAATATCAGGAAGCCAGTGTAAGGACCTTAGGATAGGGGTGATGTGCTCACTCCTCTTAGTCCTAGTTAGCACCCTAGCAGCAGCGTTTTGTATAGCTTGTAGTTGCTTTATAGTTATTAAAGAGGGATACAAAGAGGGCACATAACATCACCAAGGACACTACACCCCCCCagcacacactgtacacaatgCTACCATCTGGCAGACGCTACAGGAGCATGAAAGCCAGAACAACCTGacctaaaaaatgtttttatccACAGACCATCAGCTGAATGACTCTCTCAAACACTGAtgacattgtatttattttcaactgtGAGCTTCATTTACACGATGTACTTATCTACCAATAATATTCAATATCCAATGTATATATTCAAACTTCTATATTTCAATGTCTTCCAGGGCCTTCTGCTGTAAGCGAACATTGCACATGCTAAACAGCACCTTATATttaactgtttttgtttaactAAATTCTGCTTGTTGTACCGAGTTTTTTAGTAGTTTAGTTATTtatctactttattttaagcATATTTTGTGTCAATAActgagtaatgtgtgtgtgatgtttttcATAATCATGCACTACAATTATATGTGGGTATGCAGTGAATGGTTGGTTGGGATTGTGGTGGGCCTTAGCTGTAACATTTTACAAAAAAGGGTACAATACTTAAACATTAATGAAAAATATTTAAGGTTTAACCTTAACCCTATAGCTAACATACATTGCATTAAAGTAATTAACGTTAATTATTTGACCTTTAAAAATAAGTTTACATTTATTGTAAACTTGCCGATTATTCAAAGAAACTCGTTTGGAATCTCATTTAAATTGTTGTTGAATTTGTTTACCTATGGTCACAGAATTATCCTACAGATGGATGGTTCATCGAACGGTAACTTCACAGTGGTCTTATACCGGGATACGTGGTCTGGCCAAGAATGTCATGGCTGCGGCTCCTTGCATTTCCATCAACTACAATGTCCTCAAGGTGCACACCTTCCACAGGAACCATGTCAGTTTGTTCAGGTTCCTCTGGTTTCTGATTTTTTCTGATCAACGAATTGAAATGTCTTTTAAAACTTCAattttttgttaaaatattGTAACTCTTATCATAATAATATTCTAATGATCAATTttttatgatatatattttcCACCACATTTTTTAGTGATTATTGGGAGttgatttaaataatatattatggaATTGCTAAATGGAAAAAGGGAACATTTTAACACATTCTGAGATTGATGGAATGACTTTTATACAGGGGTTTTACTGTTTGCATAATAGTTATAAATGCTATTAATATATTTTGACAGTGGTCGTAATAgtatttattaaaatgtattacatatatatatatatatatatatatatatatatatatatatatatatatcggtatatatatatatgcataaaataGTATTACTGCACAATATTAACATTACCCCTTCCATGATCTGACCATGTGGCTTCTTGATTTTAATATTTGTGCATATGTCTCTTCTCCTTGCTGCCAGGGGCTGCACCTGAACTCTCTTTTACATCCTCTTCATGCACCTGGTGGTCAATGACATGTTCCTTCTCTCCCAAatgtccctgctgctgctgactgACCTCCTGTTCAACATCAATGTGGCAATCTGCATCTGCCTGCTCCTAATCATCGTCTgcactaacactaacacacCGTTGAACCTAGCGGTGATGGCGCTGCAGGGCTACATCGCCGTCTGCTTTCCTCTCCACCGTGCCCAGATCTGCTCGGTGAAGAAGACCTACCTGGTTATTGGCTTGATCTGGGTGATGAGCTGGCTCGCCGCCCTATGATGTCTTTGTGGCGCTTGGGACGGAGCCCCTGGGTTTCTTCCTATCCAGGGTCTTCTGTGTTGGGGACAGAGTCTTCAGAAACCCCCTCCTCAAAGAGAAGAGCGACGTCTCCTACATCATCTTCCTGGTCCTTGTCTGGTTCATCCTCTTCTACGCATATTTCAAAATCCTATTCGCTGCCAAGGGTGTTTCAGCAGATGccaaaaaggcaaggaacacagTGGTCCTCCACGGCTTTCAGCTGCTACGAGCATGCTCACGTACCGGTGGCCCTTGTTTGTGGAAGGTTTGTCCGCTCTCTTTCCGGAAGGGGCTTTATCTATTCACTTCTCACTGTTCATCCTCATCCAGATCCTGCCTCTGCTCATCAGCCCAGCTCATCTACGGCCTCAGAGACAGGACCTTCCGGAAGCTCCTGCTTAAAGTTCTGCCAGGGAGCTCTATGGAAGGGCCTTCGATGCTCAGAATGATCAAACGCTAGGACGAGCAAATCAAAAGAATAGAGAGTTACCACCATTTAATCTGCACTGACTGATTAAATGCTTGAACGATCATTGAGATGCCCACAATGCACAGTTTTTCCACAGCATTATACTTTAAAACCTAAATGCAGTAGATTACTGTTAGAATTTCGCTGTAGTTGACATCGTAGTCTTACAGTGGAAATGTATTAAGCCAAGATTGCGGTTCACCACTTTTGATCCATTTAAGATTCATGCGTTCACTCggaaataaaaaatgattgaCATTCATCTTTTGACTCTGTGGAATTTTTGCCTGCAATTAAGAGAGTATAAATGCTCACTTTGCAAACAAGACAGTGGAGCATTGCATTAGTTTAGACTTGAGCCTACAAAGTGAATCTGCATGACAGTTATATTGATGATTAACTGAGCTGTTTGATAAGTGGCCCAACAACGATGGGGAAAAAGCTTTTTTAGTTTCTTCAATCATTTATAAAGCTTTAAACCAAAATCTATTCCCTACAGTTGCCGCAAATGTTGATCGGCGATACAGCAAACACATCTTTGTAATCAAACAAAACTTTAAGTGCAGTTTTTTGATATGATCTTAGAGAAAATATACTGGCCAAATCAATTCATACATAGCAGATTCGACAAAGATCAGCAACAGCCATATTGGACCTCTGGCCACCATTTCAATCCTGCCCATATAGATATATGGTTATGATTGACCTGAACCAGGCTATTATGGCTAGAAATCTGTCTGATCGGGAGGCGGGCCAGACAACCTGTCAGAACAAATATTAAATTAGCTCTCAGATCCATCTGGTTCCCAGACTATCACTTCAATGTTTCAGAGGAAAAAATACCAAACTGAATACTCATCGAAAACTAGGGAGCATCAACAAGTGCAAATTATGAATTTATCTCATTGTATTAATTATAACTTAAATGTGTATAAAGAGATCGTTTGCTACATAAAACTACATACAATTCCTCCAAGTATCATAAAAATAGTGTATTGGTGTTCTAAATGTGAACCTAAAGTTAATTTACAGACTAGGAAAGGTGATCTTAAAGTGCAGTTCCGTGTGCGCCTAAGTATAGTGTCAAAAGTGTAAGAGTACTTATAATGCATGTATAGGGTACCTAGAGACTAGATCACTAAAATCATATTCTTATGAAATGTTTTGAGCCATGAGTAATATTTAAGtaagaaaaagtaaaatgttcagctttttctttatttcacttaggtttcacaaacacacacacacatacacacacacacgcacacggacacgcacacacacacacacacacacaaacacacacacacacacacacacatacagacgcacacacacacacacacacaaacacacacgcacacacacacacacacacgcacacgcacacacactcaaacacacacacacacacacacacacacacacacacacacacacacacacacacacacacacacacacacacacacacacacacacacacacacacacacgtcttacAACCCCTAGGACTTTAACAGGTTCAATATAAACGATTGTATTCTGCGAACAGTATTGGCAAGGGTCAGTATTGGCAAGACATCTAGCAGAGATGGACGAGtatggttttatatttaaaaGATGTTTACTAAATGTACTAATCTGAACTGTATTAGTATTACCCTCATAGTATGTACCAGAAGTCATACTAGAATGTAGTCTTAACTTtttttgaataatttatttaaaaaaagtaaaagccgaTCAATTTAATGTGATATTAACATTATAATAAATGTTACTACTGAATCTGTTCTTCCAGGTATAGGGTAAGAGACCTCAGAACACTGAATGAGTCGTTGGTCGGGAGAAATTCCTCAGCTCTCCTTATTACAGAAACGTTTACTACAGTCGTCGCCAAGAACGTCATTGTCGTGGCGCTCTGCATCTCCATCAACTACATCAACGGCACCCTGGTCCATACCTTCACCAAACATCAGGTACCTTGCTCACAATAGCCTGACACAGTGATTACAGAGAAGGGTCATAAAGGATAGGTAGACAACGTAGAGGTTGGACACGGAAAACAGCAGCAGGTCATTGAGGTGTGGGTAGGGGCTAGATAGTGAATATGGAGCAGGgccatttaggagcaggtaatGCTTAAAACGTCTTGCCTAAGGAGGCTAACAGGTAGGTTAAGGACAGCACAGCACAGTGTAGCATTGATATTGAtccagaaatcgttttttaGTTTTCAGATTGTATAGTTTTGGCTTTTGGAATTATATGCTATAAAGTGTGGAGGGGCGGTTGATGGAAAGATTGCTATTCGTGGTGGCCCTTTTCAGTTTCCTTAACACAGTATATTGACACATGCTTAACGTGACCTTTAGGTTGTGTTTATGCAATGTCTATGCTCTTGCTATGAAGGAATATTgcaacattttgtgtgtgtgtgtgtgtgtgtgtgtgtgtgtgtgtgtgtgtgtgtgtgtgtgtgtgtgtgtgtgtgtgcttggcctGTCATTCTGATTCTGTTTGTCAGTAGAGACTGAGTCATATATTTAATATTAGAAATGTtgtcttttatccaaagcagctAAAAGTGAATAAAGATATGGTAGATTAAGGTGATGTAGCTAAGATTGATAAGTTGTAAAGAGAGGCGGCAGGAAAGAGCACAAgattttgaaagaaaaacaaaacaaaaatcatcCCCTCGCTCTACTTTGCTCCATCCCTAGGTTTCTCTGCCTTTGAGAAGGGTCACTTTTCATGCAACTGTTTTTGATAGGAAAAATGGATTCCCTGAATCATGCAGGGAAGAGCTTCCCGGATGGATGAGAGATGAACTGTGAGCGCTCTAAAATATGTATTGGGTCATGCAGACACAGGCCGTCAACTTGAACAGATATTGTAATGGCACATTACACTCACTGATAGCTGGTGAATGATTTTGGCATCTCTTTAAACTCAAACTCATATAATAGTTCTTACATGTAGGTGTGAAAATGTGAAGAAGGGCTGTATGAATCCTGCAACCTTTTAAggtgcagggagggagggagagggtcgaCATTGATGATTAAACAATGTTTATGCTTGGAGTGGAATACCCTAACCATTACTACCTCTTTCTCTTGCAGCTCTTTAGGGTGGACCCTCGATacatcctcttcatccaccTGGTTCTCAACGATATCATCCAGCTGTCGTTGTCTGGGCTTCTGATCGTTATCTGGTACATCTTCAACACCATCAACGTTTCTTTCTGCTGCCTCCTGCTGGTCATTTCCATCTGCACTACCCTCAACACCCCTCTCAACCTGGCCTGTATGGCAGTGGAGTGCTATGTAGCTGTGTGCTTCCCTATGCGTTACCTACAGATTTGCACTGTGAAGGGAACCTACATCCTGATAGGTTTGATTTGGGGGGCGAGTGCCATCTCCATCCTACCCGACATCTTCCTGCTCATAATAGTTGAGCCTCCAAGCTTCTTTCATAGCAGGGTGTTCTGCACCCGGGACACAGTCTTCAGGAGCAGCATCCAGAAGAGGAACACCTCCCACATCATCTGTCTAGTTGTGGTCTGGCTAACCTTGTTCTTCACCTATTTCAATGTTCTATTCGCGGCCAAGGCGGCCAACGCAGATGTGAAGAAGGCGAGGAACACTCTGCTTCTGCATGGCTTCCAGCTCCTGCTCTGCATGATGACTTACATAATGCCCCTACTTCAGGCAGCCCTGCTGTACCTTTTCCCCCAGCATATCTACGAAAGTATGTTCGCCTTATATGTCTTTATTCAGGTCATGCCACGCTTCCTAAGCCCCATTGTTTATGGAGTAAGAGATAAGAAGTTCCGGAACTATCTCAGTAGATATTTGATGTGTGAAGTCATCAtagaaaccaaaccaaaccatcaCAATCAAAAAGCAGGTTtctaaataataaaagaaacaagaaaaatATTACCTTTGTTGTATTCCAGATGTTCCAGATACAATTTTTTTTGTATAGCGCATTTCTTACACCAAGCAGTTCAATGTGCTTTACAGAGAAAAAGACATCAGTATTTTTTATAGTGAAGAAGTACAT belongs to Gadus morhua chromosome 13, gadMor3.0, whole genome shotgun sequence and includes:
- the LOC115557120 gene encoding odorant receptor 131-2-like, yielding MDEYRVRDLRTLNESLVGRNSSALLITETFTTVVAKNVIVVALCISINYINGTLVHTFTKHQLFRVDPRYILFIHLVLNDIIQLSLSGLLIVIWYIFNTINVSFCCLLLVISICTTLNTPLNLACMAVECYVAVCFPMRYLQICTVKGTYILIGLIWGASAISILPDIFLLIIVEPPSFFHSRVFCTRDTVFRSSIQKRNTSHIICLVVVWLTLFFTYFNVLFAAKAANADVKKARNTLLLHGFQLLLCMMTYIMPLLQAALLYLFPQHIYESMFALYVFIQVMPRFLSPIVYGVRDKKFRNYLSRYLMCEVIIETKPNHHNQKAGF